Proteins from a genomic interval of Clostridium cochlearium:
- a CDS encoding spore germination protein, protein MIRRRINSSELKFHFKEMGVRTKTKICIAYMDGIVNKKILNELGDRLNKIDIEGFFSTGTIQEFIRDNPLSPFNTIGNTERPDVVASKLLQGRIALLCEGSPTVLTLPYLFIEHFQVNEDYYDNFLYASINRFLRIIAFILTITIPAIYVAFVTFHKEMIPIKLAFSIYLAREGVPLPTAIEAILMLITFEIIREAGIRLPKHIGATVSIVGALVLGDAAVNAKFVSDPIVIVTAIAGISELILYELRTGVIVWRFIFLILASILGIYGVIFAGMALIIQLMSIKTFGIPYMLKLIDLEKYNIVDSTIRAPWWLLKYRTKFISKDRIRLKDYVKRRKSNESN, encoded by the coding sequence ATGATAAGACGAAGAATTAATTCCTCAGAATTAAAATTTCATTTTAAGGAAATGGGGGTTAGAACTAAAACAAAAATTTGTATAGCGTATATGGATGGAATAGTAAACAAAAAAATATTAAATGAATTAGGAGATAGACTAAATAAAATTGATATAGAAGGTTTTTTTTCTACAGGTACAATACAAGAATTTATAAGGGATAATCCTCTTTCCCCTTTTAATACCATAGGAAATACAGAAAGACCAGATGTAGTTGCATCTAAACTTTTACAAGGAAGAATTGCTTTATTGTGTGAAGGATCTCCCACAGTTCTAACTTTACCATACTTATTTATAGAGCATTTTCAAGTGAATGAAGATTATTATGATAACTTTCTATATGCTTCTATAAATAGATTTCTAAGAATAATAGCTTTTATATTAACTATAACTATTCCAGCAATTTATGTTGCTTTTGTTACATTTCATAAAGAGATGATTCCTATTAAATTAGCTTTTAGTATATATTTAGCAAGAGAAGGTGTACCACTACCTACAGCTATAGAGGCAATTTTAATGTTGATTACTTTTGAGATAATAAGGGAAGCTGGAATAAGATTACCCAAACATATAGGTGCCACTGTAAGTATTGTAGGAGCTTTAGTATTAGGTGATGCTGCTGTAAATGCTAAATTTGTAAGTGATCCTATAGTAATTGTAACAGCTATTGCAGGAATATCTGAACTAATATTATATGAACTGAGAACAGGTGTAATTGTTTGGAGATTTATATTTTTAATTTTAGCTTCTATTTTAGGAATATATGGAGTGATTTTTGCAGGTATGGCATTAATTATTCAATTAATGTCTATAAAGACTTTTGGAATTCCATATATGTTAAAACTAATAGATTTAGAAAAATACAACATAGTGGATTCAACAATAAGAGCACCATGGTGGTTATTGAAATATAGAACAAAATTTATTTCTAAAGATAGAATACGACTTAAAGATTATGTAAAGAGAAGGAAAAGCAATGAAAGTAATTAA